A portion of the Desulfovermiculus halophilus DSM 18834 genome contains these proteins:
- a CDS encoding phosphonate dehydrogenase, whose product MQELIFITNWVHPEVVDRLRADFRVETNANGRQLDKEELMEKAREAAGLMVFMPDSLDDALLAGCPKLRIVAGALKGYDNFDVQACTRRGIWFSNVPDLLTEPTAELVIGLIIGLGRNVLEGDRYIRSGAFRGWEPRLYGTGLAGRTVGIIGLGAVGRSVVRRLQGFRCSIVYSDSAQMPASFELDYGVTRVSLPELLRASDYVLPLVPLKPETKHLLDAKRIAQMKPGSFLVNCCRGSVVDERAVQEALSTGHLQGYAADVFEMEDWLRQDRPQCIAPELLNQPKTLFTPHLGSAVDEVRKNIALEAAENIREALQGKRPRGAVNCPGR is encoded by the coding sequence ATGCAGGAATTGATTTTCATCACCAACTGGGTTCATCCGGAGGTAGTCGACCGCCTGCGGGCCGACTTCCGGGTGGAAACGAATGCGAATGGACGGCAGCTGGACAAAGAGGAGCTCATGGAAAAGGCACGGGAGGCCGCCGGACTGATGGTCTTCATGCCCGACTCTCTCGATGATGCTCTGCTTGCAGGCTGCCCCAAGCTGCGTATCGTCGCCGGTGCGCTGAAAGGATACGACAACTTCGATGTTCAAGCATGCACCCGCCGAGGGATATGGTTCAGCAATGTGCCTGATCTGTTGACCGAGCCGACGGCAGAGCTGGTTATCGGTCTCATCATCGGCCTTGGCCGGAACGTGCTCGAGGGAGACCGGTATATCCGTTCAGGAGCCTTTCGCGGATGGGAGCCGCGATTGTACGGCACTGGTCTGGCCGGACGGACCGTCGGCATCATCGGCCTCGGAGCGGTTGGACGGTCGGTGGTCAGACGTTTACAGGGTTTTCGCTGCTCCATTGTATACAGCGATTCGGCTCAAATGCCCGCATCATTTGAGCTGGATTACGGTGTGACCAGGGTATCACTGCCCGAGCTTTTGCGGGCCAGCGACTACGTCCTTCCCCTTGTGCCACTGAAGCCTGAGACCAAGCACCTTCTGGACGCAAAACGCATCGCGCAGATGAAGCCGGGAAGCTTTCTGGTCAACTGCTGCAGAGGGTCTGTGGTCGACGAGCGAGCCGTGCAGGAAGCCTTGTCCACAGGCCATTTGCAGGGTTATGCAGCCGATGTCTTTGAGATGGAGGACTGGCTGCGCCAGGACCGTCCTCAATGTATTGCTCCGGAACTTCTGAATCAGCCAAAAACTCTCTTCACGCCGCATCTCGGCTCGGCCGTAGATGAGGTCCGAAAAAACATCGCCCTGGAAGCCGCCGAAAACATTCGAGAGGCCCTGCAGGGGAAAAGGCCCAGGGGAGCGGTCAACTGTCCGGGCCGCTGA
- a CDS encoding S8 family serine peptidase gives MNTITLQRGAREVTFTKLPEYFAVRLKQGKASNDVALEAACGKPKAETRHIDSADPEKMDVFAVREAGKLEETMDALRKAPASDVVTHMYAIDDTPDGGVIPTGTITLQFWSGVDRQDRERILEEFGLEVVEDLDFLPHGYTVRLTEASTENPLKIASKLQARKEIKIAEPELSFKISFKHIPADTLYHQQWHLKNLGNMTGLTAGADVKAEGAWEHTRGSRNIVVCVMDDGFDLEHPDFKVLDKIVAPRDFGQGDFDPNPGLEDDNHGTACAGVALAEENGTGVVGLAPRCAFMPVRTSRWISDESIKKLFEYAIDHAADVISCSWSAGAWNFPLSTKMHGIIKKAATQGRTNGKGCAILFAAGNENRPLDGEKDGRISHQGFALHPNVIAVGASNSLDKRSYYSNYGPELAICAPSSGSPGRGIVTTDRRGAKGYSSEDYTHGFGGTSSATPLAAGLAGLILSLNPELSSSEVKRIMMDSADKIDTQSGNYVDGHSPLYGHGRINAKRALDLVAGTDGEQGLPQVLFMEHRINRSIPDQGEIQDTLIFPLEVKARDIEVHVEILHTWRGDLRVIVIPPQGGEVTLVDGSGGSQDNLIRSFRSSDDPGLFSGIIGASAGGDWRLKVMDMAGEDVGTLVKWGLGVTYV, from the coding sequence ATGAACACAATCACATTGCAACGAGGAGCACGAGAGGTCACCTTCACTAAGTTGCCAGAATATTTTGCAGTTCGCTTAAAACAGGGCAAGGCCTCCAATGATGTGGCCCTGGAAGCGGCCTGCGGTAAACCAAAGGCCGAGACCCGTCATATCGACTCAGCTGATCCTGAGAAGATGGATGTCTTCGCGGTCCGGGAGGCCGGAAAGCTGGAAGAGACCATGGACGCTCTTCGCAAAGCCCCGGCCAGCGATGTGGTTACCCACATGTATGCCATTGACGATACGCCCGATGGGGGCGTCATTCCCACCGGGACCATTACGTTGCAGTTTTGGTCCGGGGTGGACAGGCAGGATCGGGAAAGAATCCTGGAGGAATTCGGACTGGAAGTTGTGGAGGACCTTGATTTCCTGCCCCATGGCTACACTGTGCGCCTTACCGAGGCATCCACAGAGAACCCTCTGAAGATAGCCTCTAAGCTCCAGGCGCGCAAAGAGATCAAGATCGCTGAGCCGGAGCTGAGCTTCAAAATTTCATTCAAGCATATTCCTGCCGACACCCTGTACCATCAACAATGGCATCTCAAAAACCTGGGTAACATGACAGGGTTGACAGCTGGTGCTGATGTCAAAGCCGAGGGAGCCTGGGAACATACCCGCGGTTCCCGGAACATTGTGGTCTGTGTTATGGATGACGGCTTCGACCTTGAGCATCCTGACTTTAAGGTCCTGGATAAAATTGTTGCCCCGCGAGACTTTGGTCAAGGGGACTTCGATCCAAACCCGGGACTGGAAGACGATAATCACGGTACCGCTTGTGCCGGGGTTGCCCTGGCTGAGGAAAACGGTACCGGCGTGGTAGGGCTGGCCCCGCGCTGCGCCTTTATGCCGGTGAGAACCTCCAGGTGGATATCCGATGAGTCCATCAAAAAGCTCTTTGAATATGCCATTGATCATGCTGCAGATGTGATCAGCTGCAGCTGGTCTGCCGGAGCCTGGAATTTTCCGTTGTCCACCAAAATGCACGGAATAATCAAAAAGGCCGCTACTCAGGGAAGAACCAACGGCAAGGGCTGCGCGATCCTGTTTGCAGCCGGCAACGAAAACCGGCCCCTGGATGGTGAGAAAGATGGGAGGATTTCCCATCAAGGTTTTGCCCTTCATCCGAATGTCATTGCAGTTGGTGCTTCCAACAGCCTGGACAAACGATCTTATTACAGCAACTATGGTCCGGAGCTGGCCATTTGCGCTCCATCCAGCGGCTCTCCCGGGCGAGGGATCGTGACTACTGATAGGCGTGGAGCCAAGGGCTACTCCTCAGAAGACTACACCCATGGTTTCGGGGGAACTTCGAGTGCGACCCCCCTGGCCGCCGGACTTGCCGGCCTGATTCTGTCCCTTAATCCCGAGCTCAGCTCATCAGAGGTCAAGCGGATCATGATGGACAGCGCTGACAAGATCGATACTCAAAGCGGCAACTATGTGGATGGGCACTCGCCTTTGTATGGGCACGGGCGCATCAATGCCAAAAGGGCGCTCGATCTGGTGGCTGGAACAGACGGTGAGCAAGGGCTGCCCCAGGTTCTCTTCATGGAACATCGCATCAATAGATCCATTCCAGACCAGGGCGAAATACAGGATACGCTCATCTTTCCTCTGGAGGTCAAGGCCCGGGATATCGAGGTCCACGTTGAAATCCTTCACACGTGGCGGGGTGATTTGCGGGTGATTGTTATTCCGCCCCAAGGTGGAGAGGTCACCCTGGTCGACGGGAGCGGCGGGAGTCAGGACAATCTCATCCGCAGCTTTCGCTCCAGTGATGATCCCGGGTTATTCAGTGGGATAATAGGGGCATCTGCTGGTGGGGACTGGCGTTTGAAGGTCATGGATATGGCCGGTGAAGATGTCGGGACTCTGGTCAAGTGGGGATTAGGGGTGACCTATGTGTAA
- a CDS encoding molybdopterin-dependent oxidoreductase yields MPSRRSVLGIIVWTSVFTASFIGLGLGRVSRALAAKGKRILNKNTDPATLIYENPKNLDTTDFPVMPIEDFGTMGDTEIDVDLDSWRLEVGGEVDSPRTYTYAELMRLPAVEREVLLICPGVFVNHGRWKGVAVRELIRRSKPRARTGQVVISGRTRSGEQLQRFELAETDDEGFILAYAVNGQTLPRRHGRPLRLVAGEHMGYRWTKYVNRIEISSDPY; encoded by the coding sequence ATGCCATCCAGGAGGAGCGTCCTCGGCATCATCGTCTGGACCTCGGTCTTCACGGCCTCATTCATCGGACTCGGACTGGGCCGGGTCAGCCGGGCCCTGGCCGCCAAAGGCAAACGGATCCTGAACAAAAACACCGATCCGGCCACTCTGATCTACGAGAACCCCAAGAACCTGGATACCACTGATTTCCCGGTCATGCCCATCGAGGACTTCGGGACCATGGGGGACACCGAGATCGACGTGGATCTCGACTCCTGGAGGCTTGAGGTCGGAGGTGAGGTCGATTCGCCGAGGACCTACACGTACGCCGAGCTTATGCGCCTGCCGGCCGTGGAACGGGAGGTTCTCCTGATCTGTCCCGGGGTCTTCGTCAATCATGGCCGCTGGAAGGGGGTGGCGGTCCGGGAGTTGATCAGGAGGTCGAAACCCAGAGCCAGAACAGGGCAGGTTGTCATCTCTGGACGGACCCGGTCGGGAGAGCAGCTGCAGCGCTTTGAGCTTGCCGAGACAGACGACGAGGGCTTCATTCTGGCCTATGCGGTCAACGGGCAGACCCTGCCCCGCAGGCATGGCCGCCCGCTCCGGCTGGTGGCCGGTGAGCACATGGGCTATCGATGGACGAAGTACGTGAACAGAATTGAAATCTCCAGCGATCCGTATTGA
- a CDS encoding DUF2007 domain-containing protein, which translates to MKILLKPANEPEANAIKSILKENGIHAEIQSYHDRAYDGIFQTQYGWGVLRVPEEDFAEAEKIVQEWRRAAPDELPWDESLKRD; encoded by the coding sequence ATGAAAATACTGCTCAAACCCGCCAATGAACCAGAAGCGAACGCGATCAAATCAATCCTCAAAGAAAACGGCATCCATGCTGAAATACAGTCGTACCACGACAGGGCCTACGACGGCATTTTCCAAACACAGTACGGCTGGGGGGTGCTCCGGGTTCCGGAGGAAGATTTTGCAGAGGCGGAAAAAATCGTCCAGGAATGGCGGCGTGCCGCGCCTGATGAACTCCCATGGGATGAGAGCCTGAAGCGCGATTGA
- a CDS encoding ChaN family lipoprotein, which translates to MLQLCTGTFGQPRCFRPLWICSLATLFILLLGSGCSYHSPQLSTADIQPGTFINSSGQQLTQTELREQLQSADYILVGESHTNPCDHRVQTEILQLMAENGLNAAVGLEMVPASKQPVLDRFNSRRIDVNQMHKQLEWKRIWGHDLELYKPLFQAAQQAGYSLYGLNIPPGLLDALRQKGRSGLSQSESEALPDQIIPVPEGQKEELREHFRAHEQIMDTSRKDTDLERFFLVQAIWDTQMALEARKVSRRTGKRVVILTGSGHVEHGWGIEHRLKLLDPGANVRSLLPWREEEPPADSAADIFFFCPAQHRSRLGFTLEFNTRGAEIVQIQEGNRADRAGIKSGDVLLQAGGKDFEQIMDLHHAAIKARQDNKPLSLVVERRGQKHLLHLDLDRTPKSPS; encoded by the coding sequence ATGCTTCAATTATGTACGGGTACTTTTGGACAGCCGCGATGTTTTCGTCCGTTATGGATTTGCTCTCTTGCCACCTTGTTCATCCTGCTGCTTGGCTCCGGCTGCTCCTATCACTCCCCTCAGCTGAGTACAGCTGATATCCAGCCAGGAACATTCATTAACAGCTCCGGTCAGCAGTTGACACAAACAGAGCTTCGGGAGCAGCTGCAAAGTGCCGACTACATTCTCGTAGGTGAAAGTCATACCAACCCGTGCGACCACCGGGTTCAGACTGAAATTTTACAGCTTATGGCTGAAAATGGTCTTAATGCGGCAGTCGGCCTGGAAATGGTGCCGGCCAGCAAACAGCCGGTTCTTGACAGGTTTAATTCCAGGCGCATCGATGTGAACCAAATGCACAAACAGCTCGAATGGAAGCGCATCTGGGGACACGACTTGGAACTGTACAAACCTTTGTTTCAGGCCGCTCAGCAGGCTGGATACAGCCTCTACGGACTCAATATCCCTCCCGGGCTGCTGGACGCTCTGCGGCAGAAAGGCCGATCCGGCTTGAGCCAGAGCGAGAGCGAAGCCCTGCCTGACCAGATCATCCCGGTACCTGAGGGGCAAAAAGAGGAACTGAGGGAGCATTTTAGGGCCCATGAGCAGATCATGGACACCTCCCGGAAAGACACAGATCTTGAACGTTTTTTTCTTGTCCAAGCCATATGGGATACGCAAATGGCCCTTGAGGCCCGCAAAGTATCCCGCCGGACCGGTAAGCGGGTAGTCATTCTGACCGGCTCAGGGCATGTTGAACACGGCTGGGGTATTGAACATCGCCTCAAGCTGTTGGATCCCGGAGCAAATGTCCGAAGCCTTCTTCCCTGGCGCGAAGAAGAGCCTCCTGCGGATTCAGCTGCGGATATATTTTTCTTCTGTCCCGCCCAGCACAGAAGCAGGCTTGGTTTTACCCTGGAGTTCAATACCCGGGGAGCAGAGATTGTTCAGATCCAGGAAGGAAACCGGGCGGACCGGGCTGGGATAAAGTCAGGGGATGTCCTGTTGCAGGCCGGCGGGAAAGACTTCGAACAGATCATGGACTTGCATCATGCAGCGATCAAGGCCCGGCAAGACAACAAGCCGTTGTCCCTTGTTGTTGAACGGAGGGGACAGAAACACCTGCTCCACCTGGACCTGGACCGAACACCCAAATCTCCATCATGA
- a CDS encoding class I SAM-dependent methyltransferase: MTRYTSYGYQKIPASDKRRLILGHFETIARRYDLADALLSFGLHFLWRRRAMHRLHLHPGARVLDLCAGTGDFALLAARVAGPDGRVVACDISRAMMTAGRDKAARAHVSDRVFWVQGDAERMGLARESFDAVLVGYGIRNFVFLEQGLEEIFRVLRPGGRLVAMEFSIPRTAWIRTIYHHYSFQILPWAGKLITGTAEPFRYLAESVRVFPAPEQIQKLMTEKGFAKAAYEPLSNGLAVIYSGEKYE, encoded by the coding sequence ATGACCAGGTACACCTCCTATGGATACCAAAAAATCCCGGCTTCGGATAAACGACGGCTGATACTGGGGCATTTTGAAACCATTGCCCGGCGCTACGACCTGGCCGACGCCCTCTTGAGCTTTGGTCTTCATTTTCTCTGGCGGCGCCGGGCCATGCACCGCCTCCACCTTCATCCCGGGGCCAGGGTCCTGGATCTCTGCGCGGGCACCGGAGACTTCGCCCTTCTGGCCGCCAGGGTGGCGGGTCCCGATGGCCGGGTTGTGGCCTGCGATATCAGCCGGGCCATGATGACCGCAGGGCGGGACAAGGCAGCCAGGGCCCATGTGAGTGATCGGGTGTTCTGGGTCCAGGGGGATGCGGAAAGAATGGGACTGGCCCGGGAGAGCTTTGACGCCGTCCTGGTCGGGTACGGAATCCGCAACTTCGTCTTTCTGGAGCAGGGTCTGGAGGAAATCTTCAGGGTGTTAAGACCCGGGGGAAGGCTTGTGGCCATGGAGTTCTCCATACCCAGGACCGCCTGGATCCGGACCATTTATCACCACTACTCATTCCAGATCCTGCCCTGGGCCGGGAAACTTATCACCGGAACTGCCGAACCTTTTCGCTATCTGGCTGAGTCCGTCCGGGTCTTCCCGGCCCCTGAACAGATCCAGAAGCTGATGACGGAGAAAGGATTTGCAAAGGCGGCCTATGAGCCATTGAGTAACGGTCTGGCCGTTATCTACTCCGGGGAAAAATACGAGTGA